A window of Agrobacterium vitis genomic DNA:
GCCAGCACCGGCCTGCCGGGCATATCGGTCTTCTGGCGATTGCAGGATTCGTCGCCGCCTTCAGCCTTGTGCCACTTGGTTTTATCGCCTGGGTGACTGTCGATGTCGGCTGGGAGACCGTGAAAGCCCTGGTCTTTCGTGGTCGTGTCGGCGACCTACTGATCAATACGGTCTTGCTGGAAGCGGCAACCATTCCCGTTACCATCGTGCTTGCCGTTGCCCTCGCCTGGCTGATTGAGCGGACACGCCTGCCCTGGGCCGGGCTTTGGTCTTGGCTGATGGTGACGCCGCTTGCTGTTCCAGCTTTTGTGCACAGCTATGCCTGGATCGGCATTTCCCCCGGTATGCATGGGCTGTGGAGCGCGGTGTTTATTTCGGTGCTCGCGTATTTCCCGTTTCTCTACTTACCCGTCGCCGCCTCTCTTCGCCGGCTCGATCCGGCCATAGAGGATGCAGCAGCCTCGCTCGGCCTTGGACCGTGGCAGGTCTTCTTCCGCGTGGTCTTGCCGCAATTGCGTCTGGCCATTCTCGGGGGCGCATTGCTAGTGGCGCTACACCTGTTGTCCGAATACGGCTTGTTCGTGATGATCCGGTTCGACACCTTTGCGACCGCCATCGTCGACCAGTTTCAATCGGCCTATAACAGCCCCGCCGCCAATATGCTGAGTGGCGTTCTGGTGTTCTGCTGCTTGCTGCTCTTGGGTCTTGACGGAGTTCTGCGCGGCAGCGAACGCTATGCACGCGTCGGCTCTGGCGCGATCCGTCCCTCTCTGCGCCACGACCTGGGCGGATTTGTCGTTCCAGCCTTGCTGCTGCTGCTCACCGTAACGGTTTTGGCGCTTGGCGTGCCTGTCTATACGCTGCTGCGGTGGCTCTATATTGGCGGTTTGCGTGTCTGGCAGAATGACATGGTCGGCGCAGCCTTCTTTGAGAC
This region includes:
- a CDS encoding ABC transporter permease gives rise to the protein MTAGRQHRPAGHIGLLAIAGFVAAFSLVPLGFIAWVTVDVGWETVKALVFRGRVGDLLINTVLLEAATIPVTIVLAVALAWLIERTRLPWAGLWSWLMVTPLAVPAFVHSYAWIGISPGMHGLWSAVFISVLAYFPFLYLPVAASLRRLDPAIEDAAASLGLGPWQVFFRVVLPQLRLAILGGALLVALHLLSEYGLFVMIRFDTFATAIVDQFQSAYNSPAANMLSGVLVFCCLLLLGLDGVLRGSERYARVGSGAIRPSLRHDLGGFVVPALLLLLTVTVLALGVPVYTLLRWLYIGGLRVWQNDMVGAAFFETIVLALTGGILSMLAAAPMAWLSVRAPGRLQKLLEACHYYVGSLPGVVVALALVTITVRVALPFYQTFATLIAAYILLFLPRAMVGLRSSISQAPMELERAAMSLGKSPTRAVWLTTMRLAAPGAAASIALVAMGITNELTATLMLAPNGVDTLATKFWSLTSEIDYVAAAPFALMMVVLSLPLTLLLQSQSKRTAGQ